The Desulfuromonas versatilis genome has a segment encoding these proteins:
- a CDS encoding HD domain-containing phosphohydrolase gives MDDSQRILVVDDNETVCLLLSELLGDEGYQVTTVTCGGEALEAFCREPFPLVLLDLVLPDMSGTRVLEEIKRSHPQTDAVLITSHGSMETAVEALRLGAADYLTKPFADLGAVSALVRTTFEKRREKELKAQQAEALARRAEQLETAVKRLMGLARINQALNAARDARELQEAAVRFVAAELDAQRVSMMLLDREAGDLEIVASVGLQPFPPEAGRVRLGEGVAGLVAEKGWALRYCTRDPNPGIPTNVHRGYQADAFVSVPLLEADSGGAGRLAMGVLNACNRVNREPFSAEDEEFLATVADQLVLRLNAAHAASREVRESTYQAVLAFAEALDAKDHTTGEHADGMLKFVEPVGRALDLNWQELEILLFGAVLHDIGKIGVPEVILQKPSRLTEEEFAVMKEHCRKGGDIIRGMTFLAPVIPVIEMHHERFDGQGYPFGKAGEQIPVQARIVAVLDAYDAMMADRPYRKGIGKAAAVAELRRGAGSQFDPQVVEAFLKILNAGEQ, from the coding sequence GTGGACGATTCCCAGAGAATCCTGGTTGTGGACGATAACGAGACGGTCTGTCTGTTGTTGAGCGAGCTGCTTGGCGACGAAGGGTACCAGGTCACCACGGTTACCTGTGGTGGGGAGGCCCTGGAGGCCTTTTGCCGCGAGCCTTTCCCCCTGGTGCTGCTCGACCTGGTGCTTCCGGATATGAGCGGCACCCGGGTGCTGGAGGAAATCAAGCGGAGCCACCCCCAGACCGACGCGGTGCTCATCACCAGCCACGGCTCCATGGAGACGGCCGTGGAGGCCCTGCGCCTGGGGGCCGCCGACTATCTCACCAAGCCCTTCGCTGATCTGGGCGCCGTTTCGGCGCTGGTGCGCACAACCTTTGAGAAACGCAGGGAAAAAGAGCTCAAGGCGCAACAGGCCGAAGCCTTGGCCCGGAGAGCCGAGCAGTTGGAGACGGCCGTTAAGCGCCTGATGGGGCTGGCCCGGATCAACCAGGCGCTCAACGCCGCGAGGGATGCCCGGGAACTGCAGGAGGCGGCCGTGCGGTTCGTCGCCGCGGAACTGGACGCCCAGCGGGTCTCCATGATGCTTCTGGACAGAGAGGCGGGGGATCTGGAAATTGTGGCTTCGGTCGGCCTGCAGCCCTTCCCCCCCGAGGCCGGCAGGGTCCGGCTGGGCGAGGGGGTGGCCGGGCTGGTGGCGGAAAAGGGGTGGGCCTTGCGCTATTGCACCCGTGATCCCAACCCCGGCATCCCGACCAATGTCCACCGTGGCTACCAGGCCGATGCCTTCGTCTCGGTGCCGCTTCTCGAAGCTGATTCAGGCGGGGCGGGGCGATTGGCCATGGGGGTGCTCAATGCCTGCAACCGGGTCAATCGGGAGCCATTCAGCGCTGAAGATGAAGAATTCCTCGCCACCGTCGCAGATCAACTGGTGCTCCGGCTCAATGCCGCTCACGCGGCCAGCAGGGAGGTGCGGGAGTCCACCTACCAGGCGGTGCTGGCTTTTGCCGAGGCGCTCGATGCCAAGGACCACACCACCGGCGAGCATGCCGACGGCATGCTCAAGTTCGTTGAGCCCGTGGGCCGGGCCCTGGACCTGAATTGGCAGGAGCTTGAAATTTTGCTGTTCGGCGCGGTGCTGCACGACATCGGCAAGATCGGCGTCCCCGAGGTGATACTGCAGAAGCCCAGCCGACTCACCGAGGAAGAGTTTGCGGTCATGAAAGAACACTGCCGCAAAGGGGGCGACATCATCCGCGGCATGACCTTTCTGGCTCCGGTCATCCCGGTTATCGAGATGCATCACGAGCGTTTCGACGGCCAGGGGTACCCTTTTGGCAAAGCGGGCGAGCAGATCCCCGTCCAGGCCCGCATCGTCGCGGTGCTCGACGCCTACGACGCGATGATGGCCGACCGCCCCTACCGCAAAGGGATTGGCAAGGCCGCCGCCGTCGCCGAGTTGCGCCGGGGAGCGGGGAGCCAGTTCGACCCGCAGGTGGTGGAGGCGTTTCTGAAGATTCTGAACGCGGGCGAACAGTAA
- a CDS encoding HD domain-containing phosphohydrolase has protein sequence MAERHRILVVDDNEMICALLSEVLETEGYEVSTALSGEAALDSFQQNPFPLVLLDLMLPGISGTEVLKAIKQLSQQTDAVMITSHGTMESAIEALRLGAADYLTKPFDNLEQVTNLVRETFSKRRRIEEKEWLYRQILSKSRQLETAVKRLSSLNELSRSLYSILDLKELLQFSVQLVAREVDAERVSLMLLEKRTGELKIKASHGIDPDKVKGARCRLGEGVAGWVAQKGKALISEEQMTQADLAPTGEGRYRTSTFVSTPLIISVPIKGDREVIGVINVSNKASGEPFSEEDLQFVDTLGSQIAVAIDNAMAVNRELKDTHYQAILALAEALEAKDATSGEHSGGMLRYAEPMAERLGLPEERTEILRYAAVLHDIGKIGVPERILQKPAELSPEEFQIMQNHTRVGRDILRSMTFMAPVVPIIEAHHEWFDGSGYPKGLAGEAIPLEARIVAVLDAFDAMTAERPYRRPLTRVQALGQLSEGRGSQFDPVVVEVFLAMLKEFPM, from the coding sequence ATGGCCGAACGGCATAGGATCCTGGTTGTCGATGACAACGAAATGATCTGCGCCCTGCTCAGTGAGGTGCTGGAGACTGAAGGGTACGAGGTATCCACGGCCTTGAGCGGGGAAGCCGCCTTGGATTCTTTTCAGCAGAATCCCTTCCCTTTGGTGCTGCTCGATTTGATGCTGCCGGGGATCAGCGGAACCGAAGTTCTCAAGGCCATCAAACAGTTATCCCAGCAGACCGATGCCGTGATGATCACCAGCCACGGCACCATGGAATCGGCAATCGAAGCGCTGCGTCTGGGAGCCGCCGACTATTTGACCAAGCCTTTCGACAACCTCGAACAGGTGACCAACCTGGTTCGCGAGACCTTCAGCAAGCGTCGCAGGATCGAAGAGAAGGAGTGGCTCTACCGGCAGATCCTCAGCAAGAGCCGTCAACTGGAAACGGCGGTCAAGCGCCTGAGTTCCCTGAACGAGTTGAGCCGCTCGCTGTATTCGATCCTCGATCTCAAGGAACTGCTGCAGTTTTCCGTACAGCTGGTGGCCCGCGAGGTCGATGCCGAGCGGGTTTCCCTGATGCTGCTGGAAAAGCGCACCGGGGAGCTGAAAATAAAGGCCAGTCACGGCATCGACCCCGACAAGGTCAAAGGTGCCCGCTGCCGGTTGGGAGAGGGGGTGGCCGGCTGGGTGGCCCAGAAAGGCAAGGCCCTGATCTCCGAGGAGCAGATGACCCAGGCCGATCTGGCTCCTACAGGCGAGGGCCGCTACCGGACCTCCACCTTTGTCTCCACCCCCCTGATAATCAGCGTCCCCATCAAGGGCGACCGCGAGGTCATCGGGGTGATCAACGTCAGCAACAAGGCCAGCGGTGAGCCGTTTAGCGAAGAGGACCTGCAGTTCGTCGACACCCTCGGCTCCCAGATCGCCGTGGCCATCGACAACGCCATGGCGGTGAACCGCGAGCTCAAGGACACCCACTACCAGGCCATCCTCGCCCTGGCCGAGGCCCTCGAGGCCAAGGACGCCACTTCCGGTGAGCACAGTGGCGGAATGCTCCGCTATGCCGAACCGATGGCCGAACGGCTGGGTCTGCCCGAGGAGCGGACCGAGATCCTGCGCTACGCGGCGGTGCTGCACGACATCGGCAAGATCGGGGTGCCCGAACGCATCCTCCAGAAGCCTGCCGAACTCTCCCCCGAAGAATTCCAGATCATGCAAAACCACACCCGGGTCGGCAGGGACATTCTGCGGTCGATGACCTTCATGGCGCCGGTGGTTCCGATTATCGAGGCGCATCATGAGTGGTTCGACGGCAGCGGTTATCCCAAGGGGCTGGCCGGGGAGGCGATCCCCCTCGAGGCCCGGATCGTGGCGGTGCTCGATGCCTTTGACGCGATGACCGCCGAGCGCCCCTACCGTCGTCCCCTGACCCGGGTCCAGGCCCTGGGGCAGTTGAGCGAGGGGAGGGGGAGCCAGTTCGACCCGGTGGTGGTCGAGGTGTTTTTGGCCATGCTGAAAGAATTTCCCATGTAG
- a CDS encoding ABC transporter ATP-binding protein, whose amino-acid sequence MFLEIKDLHVKYGNVEALHGINLHVNEGEIVSVLGANGAGKSTTLMSISGLVKASGGSIVFDGMELSKMPAHKIVAAGVAQVPEGRRVFGTLTVHENLKLGSFTNRDLAHIKQTEEWIYQLFPVLAQRRSQLAGTLSGGEQQMLAIGRALMAKPRILLLDEPSLGLAPILVKAIFKTLQEINQSGLTVVLVEQNARAALRLAHRGYVLEVGRVVLEDSAENLLANPDVQNAYLGGGGH is encoded by the coding sequence ATGTTTCTCGAAATAAAAGACCTGCACGTCAAATACGGCAACGTCGAGGCCCTGCACGGCATCAACCTGCACGTCAACGAGGGCGAAATCGTCAGCGTCCTGGGGGCCAACGGGGCCGGCAAATCGACCACCCTGATGAGCATCAGCGGCCTGGTCAAGGCCTCGGGCGGCAGCATCGTCTTCGACGGCATGGAACTCAGCAAAATGCCCGCCCACAAGATCGTTGCGGCCGGGGTGGCCCAGGTTCCCGAGGGGCGGCGGGTTTTTGGCACCCTGACCGTGCACGAGAACCTCAAGCTCGGCTCCTTCACCAACCGCGACCTGGCCCACATCAAGCAGACCGAAGAGTGGATCTACCAGCTCTTCCCCGTGCTCGCCCAGCGCCGCTCCCAACTGGCCGGCACCCTCTCGGGGGGCGAGCAGCAGATGCTCGCCATCGGCCGGGCGTTGATGGCCAAGCCGCGCATCCTGCTGCTCGACGAACCCTCGCTGGGACTGGCGCCCATTTTGGTCAAGGCGATCTTCAAGACCCTGCAGGAGATCAATCAGTCGGGCCTGACCGTCGTGCTGGTCGAGCAGAACGCCCGCGCCGCCCTGCGCCTGGCCCATCGCGGCTACGTGCTCGAAGTCGGCCGGGTGGTGCTCGAGGACAGCGCCGAAAACCTCCTCGCCAACCCCGACGTGCAGAACGCCTACCTCGGCGGGGGCGGGCACTGA
- a CDS encoding ABC transporter ATP-binding protein encodes MSLLTLTDVTKTFGGLTAVGNVSFTVEEGSIVGLIGPNGAGKTTTFNLITGNYKPNLGKIVFDGRDITGLPTHRIVTLGIARTFQTIRLFQRMSVIENVLAGAHCRMKAGVFSGMFKPPAERREEREVLELALAELEFVGLRDQAENLACNLSYGNQRLLEIARALATKPRFLILDEPAGGMNEQETERLLQLIRKLRERGITVLLIEHDMALVMRACENLVVLEYGEKIAEGPPEVVKKNPKVIEAYLGAD; translated from the coding sequence ATGAGCCTGCTGACCCTCACCGACGTCACCAAGACCTTCGGCGGCCTGACCGCCGTGGGCAACGTCTCCTTCACCGTGGAGGAGGGCTCCATCGTCGGCCTGATCGGCCCCAACGGCGCCGGCAAGACCACCACCTTCAACCTGATCACCGGCAACTACAAGCCCAACCTGGGCAAGATCGTCTTCGACGGCCGCGATATCACCGGCCTGCCGACCCATCGCATCGTCACCCTGGGCATCGCCCGCACCTTCCAGACCATCCGCCTGTTCCAGCGCATGTCGGTCATCGAGAACGTGCTCGCCGGCGCCCACTGCCGGATGAAGGCCGGGGTTTTCTCCGGCATGTTCAAGCCCCCCGCCGAGCGCCGTGAAGAACGCGAGGTGCTGGAGCTGGCGCTGGCCGAACTCGAGTTCGTCGGTCTGCGTGACCAGGCCGAGAACCTGGCCTGCAACCTCTCCTACGGCAACCAGCGCCTGCTCGAGATCGCCCGCGCCCTGGCCACCAAGCCGCGCTTTCTGATCCTCGACGAGCCCGCCGGGGGGATGAACGAGCAGGAGACCGAACGCCTGCTGCAACTGATCCGCAAGCTGCGCGAGCGCGGCATCACCGTGCTGCTCATCGAGCACGACATGGCCCTGGTGATGCGTGCCTGCGAGAACCTGGTGGTGCTCGAATACGGTGAAAAGATCGCCGAGGGCCCGCCGGAGGTGGTCAAGAAAAACCCCAAGGTCATCGAGGCCTACCTGGGGGCGGATTGA